The Cheilinus undulatus linkage group 21, ASM1832078v1, whole genome shotgun sequence region gggtgattggacgaacattctgtcacaatcagagcaaaaaaacacgtgacgtagccgcaactgaaggagtaaactccacgAACCGTAgagactatagacatgtaagtactcgacttttgtcgtttctgaaaagaaaacaactcactgctgttctttgttcttcttttaacgaagaaatgttgtcaaagtctgataaaactggtgctttagcagcatccacgcaaaTGTCTTCCCCCACAATatcaccggtctcttgttgctgcttgcttacgtcatgactccgccatgccctaaagtactgcccctcgtcactgattggtcctgtcaccttctaaccgggcccaaactgttcagatgggagctttgcaagatggatttaccagtgagaaacacagaaacaggcgtttccatctgctttgcaaggttacaagacTCCTGTAGGGCGCTGCAGAGAGCAAAGAGTTAACaggacagaaaacaaacatcCCTGCTGTTGACACCAACCTGACCACATACCAGAGTCCTGTAATGGTCCAGGACTCAGACGAAACTTAGAGTCTGCAGGAAAATTCCCCTCACAGCTCTTCAGTTTTCTTTGGAGCAGACTGAAGCAGAGCTCACTCCTCCAGGAACTAACACAGAGGTAAGAGAAcaaacttttttctgtcttcaaaAGTCTAAATAACAGAGAATAAGAACAGATGAACTGTTGTAAAACACAGACAGGCTACAGCAGCTGGTTTTCTAACAGGTTTTCTTTGTTGTAGTTGTTGATCATGAGGTAAAAACTCTAAAACAACAAGTTAAGAACTACAGATGCTTCTGATTCTACTCATACTCACTTTTAGGGACTCCTGTCATAAATAACATTAGTTCCCTGATAGCAAGTTTCCTTTGAGTATAAAAACCGTGTCTGAACCAGAACCAGCCAGGCCTGATCCTAGACTAAACCAGCTGTTATCCAGGCCAAGTGCTTTAATCGCAGACGTTATGATCTGGCCCTCACCGGTCTGCCGTGTCACATATCAGATAAAAGAGTTGGGTAAATGCCACATGTGTTTGTGCCATCAGGAATACTGACAGTCCATGCAGGCATCCCCGGTTTTGATCACAGGTTGAATGTAGAAAGTGCTACAGATTAATAATTACACAGTTATCAAACATAAGCTCACAATCTGGTCACATCTGGTGCAAACTGGACATGGACTGAAAATAACCTACTGCTTTaacaaacctgaaaaaaaaaacaaaaacaaaaggaaacagCATTATTTCATAGTAGTCTCAGTGTCTTGGAGTTTATTCATTAAAAAGACTAAATACCAGACCTTCTGTTCAAACagtcatacacacacacacacacacacacatatatatatatgcagaCTGATATACTGAGACAACATAAATAcaagtgttttcagttttctcaGGTCTCTATATGAAACAGCTGATGGATTAATTTATCGTCTCTCCTACAGTGATCCTGACACCAACATAATGTACCAGTGGGCTGAAGATGACGGTAACGTGCCTCCTGGGGTTAGTCGGCTGGGTCTCAGTGAGCCAGCAAGCGGTCGGACGTATCTGATGTACCACGGCACCACCAGGGCGAACGCACAATCCATCCTGCGCACAGGATTTCGCCGGTCTGTTGACGGGATGCTCGGCCCTGGCATCTACCTCAGCAGAGACCTGGAGAAGGCCAAACTTTATCCCAGATTTACACCTCCATTCGACAAAGTCATCATTAAGGTTGCTGTCAATGTTGGGAGAGTGAAAAAAATCGATTGTCAAGACCATCCATTACGGACGACCTGGCACTACCACGGATACAACACGGCCTGGGTACCACCAAACTGTGGGATGGTGTCAAGCGGTCTGGAGGAGGACTGTGTTTGGGATCCTAATCAAATTCAAATCCTTGAAGTCATTTATCCACACCCTTAGGCCTGGGCAATATGGTCCAAAAAGTCTAATGCCAGATTTTCTTACTTGCAGAAGCTTTGCTGCTTGCTCACATTCTTTCGATGatacctttttttattttggactaaaagttgtggacagaagGTCTCTGACATTCTTTACTCACTGGAGACATACTTTTTGAAAGATTACCACAAACTTCTACAGAAAATTGCCGTGCTGGAGACTAAAACTCACCACCTAGAAGTTGATGTGGAAGTAAACGGACTAGGTGGGAATGACACCGCTTTACGATTGGCTCAAATCAGTGGACAGGAGCTAGCTAACACACAGCTAACGAGCACAGAAAAAGCTACCACGAAACAGGTAGGCTCTGTTCTGTGTAATAAATTTACAAGTAGTAGTCCTCACTGGAACCACCTCGGAGCAAAGCCCCTCTGCCAAGGACTTTAAACAAAAGGAATCAGCCAgggagaaagacaaaaacacagcagaataAAAACCTTGAAGAGGAACAACATTCACCCCCACCCAAGGAGAGCTCTGAGCCAAAGAGGcatcagagtctagaggaggAGCAGTCTCCACAGGCCTCCATCCCCCTCAACAACAACAGCACCTATGACGGTCCACCTGCCTCACCCCCTCAAACCCCAACCAGGTCCCTCTCTTCCTTGCTCTCCCTTTCTCCCTCCTCACCCCATTTTGAGTTCACTGACCAGATGAAGGAGCTGGTCAATGCTGGACTAAGATGTACCCCCGTCCCTTTCCCATCTTCTCTCCTATGTCTCCTATATTTCTCCTATCTCTCCTCTCATATTCACAATTTTCTATTTTCGCTTGAACTCTGCACTGTAACTTTTACATGTgtggttttatcttttttgggttttatgtgctgtttttatcaccttttaccttcttcttttaaattgttttaagttAAGAGCTTGGAGCTCAGACAAGGATCCAGTATTGGCCAGAAATGTGAAACTGCCTGGGACAGAATTCAGTCTCCAGACCAGGGTTGAGAGGAACCtgggtttttatcttttgtgtatcttatttgctgtttttaatcacttttcacatgTTTCGTTTAAATGTTttccattgtgtttctttttttcctttgtcaatgtattttaatgtcctgtgtgaagcactttgaattgccttgttgctgaaatgtgcaatacaaataaacttgccttgcctaaAAAATTCGATTAATGATTACCAACTGAATTTTCCTCTTGGGTAGGAGTAAGCTGTAATTTGGTctcaaaaaatgcttttttactGCAAGGAGAATTTACATCAACACagaaaggctgcaattatttgcagaaacctgtgatggcatacaGAATTCATGTTTGAGCATAACatgacaaagatttttttaaatctctattCTCTATGTATTGTGCTACTGCTGCTATAGTTTTAGGTTTCACTTCTGTAATGCTGATGTGAGTCAGGCTACAATTGACTAACCCTTATTTCTTACTGGGGGCAATCACAATAAAAGGCATCAATAAATAGCAGCATCTACACtatgtatatatacagtgcttaacaaatttattagaccactacccaaagtaaggtttatgccacagctgccctaaattaacagtattggtaattacaaaatcattttttatgtttctgcaatggttaatacaccaatatgcagaagctctttaacccaaatgatatttttaatgctaaaatagaattgttattgttatccatgaattttcaaatttactgatttacaaaaacactgaaaaaatagtaaagcacattaatatttcttgattaatatgtcaaattataattatttacttgcattcctaaagagaaaaatgagttttagtggttgaatgttgtgcttgatttatttctgacttctcagagaagcccagtgagccagctcaaatttgggtgaattcagtttgaaattcctcattcctgttcaaaatggtaaaacgtggagagttcactgaaaatgaaagagtccgcattaaagcacttcatgatgctggatggtctctgagacaaatatgacaggtggtctaataaatttgttaagcactgtttgtgtattttggaGGTTTCACGGCTTTGAATTTATTACAGAAATTTTAATGCATCGGGAATATGGGGGAAATTATTACTAAATTTTAGGGGAATTGGATCGGGAATTTGGAGTTCATGATTGtcctttgacattttcagcatttttcttagaaaacgttgggggggggttgtttccattattttcatggaattttggagaatgttttttCTAGAATTTGCCAATAAATTTAAGGGGAGAGTTACTTTGATATTTGGGacatttgcttgaaattttcatggaatttttggggaaattttttttggaattttccAGCTTTATGAGGAATTTTCACTGAGAGATTTGAGGACTATATAAAGAAGTATTTGGGTACTTTTCATgagatactttaaaaatatgttgaagAATTTTCAAAGGggttttggaaagaaaaatttccaaaaaaaattctTGTTCAACAACAGGACTGATATTTTAACTTATCAGAATGTATTTATcacaaataagtgggagaaaataaaaataatctccAAACAAAGGCATGAGGGTGCTTGCTGTCATTCTGATATATTGATAAGTGGTTAAAATTATAAACAAAAAGAAGATGAGATAATATAAGGAGTATGTGTCGGGGGGGGAAgagcagagaaggagagaacCGGGAAAAGAGACAAAGGAGCAGGCGTACCTAAGAGATTAGGGCCTGAAAGTAAAGTTGAATGAGTTGAAGTCAgccccactcaggagaaatacaatccgaTT contains the following coding sequences:
- the LOC121529527 gene encoding uncharacterized protein LOC121529527 yields the protein MYHGTSSHAARSILARGFQRSIDGMLGPGVYLSRDLEKARRYPLDHPEHDKVVIRVVADVGKVIVIDYQGHPRQKTWQDPRYSEIYDTAWVPPNCGVTPVKKPDHIPESCNGPGLRRNLESAGKFPSQLFSFLWSRLKQSSLLQELTQSDPDTNIMYQWAEDDGNVPPGVSRLGLSEPASGRTYLMYHGTTRANAQSILRTGFRRSVDGMLGPGIYLSRDLEKAKLYPRFTPPFDKVIIKVAVNVGRVKKIDCQDHPLRTTWHYHGYNTAWVPPNCGMVSSGLEEDCVWDPNQIQILEVIYPHP